A window from Verrucomicrobiia bacterium encodes these proteins:
- a CDS encoding tetratricopeptide repeat protein gives MKRRIPLIACLSLSLAALHAAEPGRPLFENSWSNPQFVSRFLGTYGFDSGLNPGISAEEKALFEKLVPVIQSQPANAITQLRAAIKPTSSGALDFTLGNLLFQTGNLDEAAAAYQAALQKFPTFLRAHKNIGRLYVQQGRPRDALPHLLRCIELGGGEGDIYGLVGYCYLQDNAVSSALDAYRTALLFAPKSRDWRLGKVQCLINLGQHGEAVGLLDELISENPAEASLWLLQANAFVANGRPADAAVNLEVVRQMGQATPISLALLGDIYINANQPDLAVEAYSDLLKGQTTDMERALRAARILASRSAWAEAEVYLKRLQERLTDRLPPNDQFEVLGLLAKVALARGQNDEAASLLQQVLARDPLNGRALLLLADYYWKKNDRERAELHFVRAANVEDVRVEALIQHARLCVAHRDFAAASRLLNRAQGLQPQPHVGDFLAKVEAAARAARL, from the coding sequence ATGAAACGTCGTATCCCCCTCATCGCCTGTCTCTCCCTCTCCCTCGCCGCGCTCCACGCCGCCGAACCCGGCCGCCCCCTCTTCGAGAACTCCTGGAGCAATCCCCAGTTCGTCTCCCGCTTCCTCGGTACCTACGGCTTCGATAGCGGCCTCAACCCCGGCATCTCCGCCGAGGAAAAGGCCCTCTTCGAAAAACTCGTCCCCGTCATCCAGTCCCAGCCCGCCAACGCCATCACCCAGCTCCGCGCCGCCATCAAACCCACCAGCAGCGGCGCCCTCGACTTCACCCTGGGCAATCTCCTCTTCCAAACCGGCAACCTCGACGAGGCCGCCGCCGCCTACCAGGCCGCCCTCCAGAAGTTCCCCACCTTCCTCCGGGCCCACAAAAACATCGGCCGGCTCTACGTTCAGCAGGGCCGTCCCCGCGACGCCCTCCCCCACCTTCTCCGCTGCATCGAACTCGGTGGCGGCGAGGGCGACATCTATGGACTGGTCGGCTACTGCTATCTCCAGGACAACGCCGTCAGCAGCGCCCTCGACGCCTATCGCACCGCCCTCCTGTTCGCCCCCAAAAGCCGTGACTGGCGCCTCGGCAAGGTCCAGTGCCTGATCAACCTCGGACAACACGGCGAGGCCGTCGGACTCCTCGACGAACTCATCTCCGAAAACCCCGCCGAAGCCAGCCTCTGGCTCCTTCAGGCCAATGCCTTCGTCGCCAATGGCCGCCCCGCCGATGCCGCCGTGAATCTCGAAGTCGTCCGCCAGATGGGTCAGGCCACCCCCATCTCCCTCGCCCTCCTCGGCGACATCTACATCAACGCCAACCAGCCCGACCTCGCCGTCGAGGCCTATTCCGACCTCCTCAAAGGCCAGACCACGGACATGGAACGTGCCCTCCGTGCCGCCCGGATTCTTGCCTCCCGCTCCGCCTGGGCCGAAGCCGAGGTCTATCTCAAACGCCTCCAGGAACGCCTCACCGACCGTCTTCCGCCCAACGATCAGTTCGAAGTCCTCGGTCTCCTCGCCAAGGTCGCGCTTGCCCGCGGCCAGAACGACGAAGCCGCCAGCCTCCTCCAGCAGGTCCTCGCCCGGGATCCCCTCAACGGTCGCGCCCTTCTCCTCCTCGCCGACTACTACTGGAAAAAGAACGATCGCGAACGCGCCGAACTCCACTTCGTCCGTGCCGCCAATGTCGAGGACGTCCGGGTCGAGGCCCTTATCCAGCACGCCCGCCTCTGCGTCGCCCACCGCGACTTCGCCGCCGCTTCCCGCCTCCTCAACCGGGCCCAGGGCCTCCAACCCCAACCCCATGTCGGTGACTTCCTCGCCAAGGTCGAAGCCGCAGCCCGTGCCGCGCGCCTCTGA
- a CDS encoding TIGR04282 family arsenosugar biosynthesis glycosyltransferase — protein MPRVPAPGAGGTHRVVVFLKAPRPGEVKTRLAADLDAAAAAAIYRVLVERTLSVVLESGVADVELRYTPDEAGAEILPWLRPGWRMAAQGGGDLGARLTRAVTEAGAGGAEQVLVVGTDCPELGASDFQEAMRALEGHDVVLGPATDGGYWLIGMRGVWPVLFRDIPWSTDRVLAVTRMQAEGAGLRVALLGERADVDTLADWRRWLRGGGEEAGPAGAGSGELAKP, from the coding sequence GTGCCACGGGTGCCCGCGCCGGGGGCCGGGGGGACGCACCGGGTGGTGGTCTTTCTGAAGGCGCCCCGCCCGGGAGAGGTGAAGACGCGACTGGCCGCCGATCTCGATGCGGCGGCGGCGGCGGCCATCTACCGGGTGCTGGTTGAGCGGACGCTGTCGGTGGTGCTGGAGTCGGGGGTGGCGGACGTCGAACTGCGGTACACGCCCGACGAGGCGGGGGCGGAGATCCTGCCGTGGCTGCGTCCCGGATGGCGGATGGCGGCCCAGGGCGGGGGGGATCTGGGTGCCCGGCTGACGAGGGCGGTGACGGAGGCTGGGGCGGGGGGTGCGGAGCAGGTGCTGGTGGTGGGGACGGATTGTCCGGAACTGGGCGCGTCCGATTTCCAGGAGGCCATGCGGGCGTTGGAGGGGCACGATGTGGTGCTGGGTCCGGCGACGGATGGCGGCTACTGGCTGATCGGGATGCGGGGGGTGTGGCCGGTCCTGTTTCGGGACATTCCTTGGAGTACGGACCGGGTGCTGGCCGTGACCCGGATGCAGGCGGAGGGTGCGGGCTTGCGGGTGGCGCTGCTCGGGGAACGGGCGGATGTGGATACCTTGGCGGACTGGCGACGGTGGTTGCGAGGGGGCGGGGAGGAGGCTGGCCCGGCGGGGGCCGGGAGCGGTGAGCTGGCCAAGCCGTAG
- a CDS encoding biopolymer transporter ExbD → MPRRSLARAIPVSDEINISPLIDMVFILLIFFIVTTVFVEETGVQVSKPEATAALPLESNSILIAITSNGKVVYGGREVGVGGVRSVVRRLTQGNPDMPAILQADKSVPTELLVKVIDEAKLGGAKAVSISTEGNR, encoded by the coding sequence ATGCCACGCCGATCCCTTGCCCGCGCCATCCCCGTCAGCGACGAAATCAACATCTCGCCGCTCATCGACATGGTCTTCATCCTCCTCATCTTCTTCATCGTCACCACGGTCTTCGTCGAGGAAACCGGTGTCCAGGTGAGCAAGCCCGAGGCGACCGCCGCCCTGCCCCTCGAATCCAACAGCATCCTCATCGCCATCACCTCCAACGGCAAGGTCGTGTACGGCGGCCGTGAGGTCGGCGTCGGTGGCGTCCGCTCCGTCGTCCGCCGCCTCACCCAGGGAAACCCCGACATGCCCGCCATCCTCCAGGCGGACAAATCGGTCCCCACCGAACTCCTCGTCAAGGTCATCGACGAGGCCAAACTCGGCGGCGCCAAGGCCGTCAGCATCTCCACCGAAGGCAACCGCTGA
- a CDS encoding LysR family transcriptional regulator → MQPLFDSRQLLAFSVLAQTGSFTQTARELQVSQSAISHAIRALENRVGCRLFERNSRQVLLTPAGEQFLHHVGKINHEMAAAHAALQLLRNWGQFQLRIAAPGSVCDLLLPPCLAEIRRQYPNAVISLTAADRHEALAELLAGRVDLAVVLGTEPDERFEYHPLFEDELSFVTPLDHPWATHAPIDPAAIGSQPLLTYRRQSYTWHLINDYFAADGIQPTVILECDSYTAIRRMVALGMGVGILAGWVAATDLAGDRLTCVPLGPRRLTRRWGTLSLRTKRLSLPQTLFIEHTRQAGLGLLASLTRPDPRIQSPCPNPLSPSPSH, encoded by the coding sequence ATGCAGCCCCTCTTCGACAGCCGCCAGCTCCTCGCCTTCTCCGTCCTCGCCCAGACCGGCAGCTTCACCCAGACCGCCCGCGAACTTCAGGTCTCCCAGAGCGCGATCAGCCATGCCATCCGCGCCCTCGAAAACCGGGTCGGCTGCCGGCTGTTCGAACGGAACAGCCGCCAGGTCCTGCTCACCCCCGCTGGCGAGCAGTTCCTCCATCACGTCGGGAAGATCAATCACGAGATGGCGGCCGCCCACGCCGCCCTCCAACTCCTCCGCAACTGGGGCCAGTTCCAGCTCCGCATCGCCGCCCCGGGCTCCGTCTGCGACCTCCTCCTCCCCCCCTGCCTTGCCGAAATCCGGCGCCAGTACCCCAACGCCGTCATCAGCCTCACCGCCGCCGACCGCCACGAGGCCCTCGCCGAACTTCTTGCCGGTCGCGTGGACCTCGCCGTGGTCCTCGGCACCGAACCCGACGAACGCTTCGAATACCATCCCCTCTTCGAGGACGAACTCTCCTTCGTCACCCCCCTCGATCATCCCTGGGCCACCCACGCCCCCATCGACCCCGCCGCCATTGGCTCCCAACCCCTCCTCACCTACCGCCGCCAGTCCTACACCTGGCACCTCATCAACGACTACTTCGCCGCCGACGGCATCCAGCCCACCGTCATCCTCGAATGCGACAGCTACACCGCCATCCGCCGCATGGTCGCCCTCGGCATGGGTGTCGGCATCCTCGCCGGCTGGGTCGCCGCCACCGACCTCGCCGGCGATCGCCTCACCTGCGTGCCCCTCGGTCCCCGCCGCCTCACCCGCCGCTGGGGCACCCTCTCCCTCCGCACCAAACGCCTCTCCCTCCCCCAGACCCTCTTCATCGAGCACACCCGCCAGGCCGGCCTCGGCCTGCTCGCCTCCCTCACCCGCCCGGACCCCCGCATCCAATCCCCCTGCCCCAACCCGTTGTCGCCGTCCCCCTCCCATTAG
- a CDS encoding energy transducer TonB, which produces MRTPKDRFLAPFAPKGASRRRMAPFAAMGLCAAATFLLLPFTTLLSASGKTREELRMVEVSLPPPPPPPPDFEPPPEDTPPPEPEPPDTSAQPLSLAQMEIALNPGFGDALAGGFNIDSFATQTEATTVADLQIFDVQDLDRPPARIRTVTPTYPLELRRARVQGTVVLLLIIDQSGRVTVDRVLESSVREFVQPAVAAAEQCLFEPPMKGGQPVRARYRMQVPFRL; this is translated from the coding sequence ATGAGGACTCCCAAGGATCGCTTCCTCGCCCCGTTCGCGCCCAAGGGCGCCTCGCGCCGTCGCATGGCCCCGTTCGCCGCCATGGGCCTCTGCGCCGCCGCCACCTTCCTCCTCCTCCCCTTCACCACCCTCCTCTCCGCCAGCGGCAAAACCCGCGAGGAACTTCGCATGGTCGAGGTAAGCCTCCCCCCGCCCCCACCCCCGCCCCCAGACTTCGAACCCCCGCCGGAGGATACCCCGCCGCCCGAACCCGAACCGCCCGACACCTCCGCCCAGCCCCTCTCCCTCGCCCAGATGGAGATCGCCCTCAATCCCGGCTTCGGCGACGCCCTCGCCGGCGGGTTCAATATCGACTCCTTCGCCACCCAGACCGAGGCCACCACCGTCGCCGATCTCCAGATCTTCGATGTCCAGGACCTCGACCGCCCTCCAGCCCGCATCCGTACCGTCACCCCCACCTATCCCCTCGAACTCCGACGCGCCCGCGTCCAGGGCACCGTCGTCCTCCTGCTCATCATCGACCAATCGGGTCGTGTCACCGTGGACCGCGTCCTCGAATCCTCCGTCCGCGAGTTCGTGCAACCCGCCGTGGCCGCGGCGGAACAATGCCTCTTCGAACCCCCCATGAAGGGCGGACAACCCGTCCGTGCCCGCTATCGCATGCAGGTCCCCTTCCGACTGTGA
- a CDS encoding AbgT family transporter, which translates to MSSDSASSSVPHGWVARFLNGIERIGNRLPEPVVLFVVIAVVIPLASALAATAGWTLIHPGTGEPLQAVNLLTPPYLQRMLTEAVSKFVNFPPLGVVLVALLGVGLAEKSGLLAVLLRLLVDALPRRIVTAGVVFAGMLSNVASDAGYVVLVPLAGAVFASVGRHPVAGICAAFAGVSGGFSANLLIGTVDPMLAGFTESAAQLVDPALRVNAVANYYFMAASTLVLTVVGTLVSERLVEPRLGPWPPTAPPVPAQAPSPGNPAPPATPALSPLERSAARWAILTVFLVVAAIVALTAPADGFLRGPEGSFDPFYRSIVPLMAVAFLLPGAVYGRLTGSVPSARIAYRMLSETMASMGGYIVLAFVAAQFIAYFKWSNLGLMLAVSGADLLKTSGLPTPLLLIGVVLVGASVNLFIGSASAKWALMSPVLVPLMMSLGLSPEMAQASYRVGDSVTNIVTPLMPYFPIVLAFAQQWTPGLRLGTFLAAMIPFSLAFLLAWCALLLGWYALDLPLGPGANVLYPTAP; encoded by the coding sequence ATGTCCTCCGACTCCGCCTCCTCATCCGTCCCCCACGGCTGGGTGGCCCGCTTCCTGAACGGCATCGAGCGCATCGGCAATCGCCTGCCCGAACCCGTCGTCCTCTTCGTCGTCATCGCCGTCGTCATCCCGCTCGCCAGCGCCCTCGCGGCCACCGCCGGCTGGACCCTCATCCATCCCGGCACCGGCGAACCCCTCCAGGCGGTCAATCTCCTCACCCCGCCGTATCTCCAGCGCATGCTCACCGAGGCGGTCTCCAAGTTCGTCAACTTCCCCCCGCTCGGCGTCGTTCTCGTCGCCCTGCTCGGCGTCGGACTCGCCGAAAAGAGCGGACTTCTCGCCGTCCTCCTCCGGCTCCTTGTCGATGCCCTGCCCCGACGGATCGTCACCGCCGGCGTGGTCTTCGCCGGCATGCTCAGCAATGTGGCCTCCGACGCCGGCTACGTCGTGCTCGTCCCCCTCGCCGGAGCCGTGTTCGCCAGCGTCGGACGCCATCCGGTCGCCGGGATCTGCGCCGCCTTCGCCGGCGTGTCCGGGGGATTCTCGGCCAACCTCCTCATTGGCACCGTGGACCCCATGCTGGCGGGTTTCACCGAGTCCGCCGCCCAGCTTGTCGATCCCGCCCTGCGCGTCAACGCGGTCGCCAACTACTACTTCATGGCCGCCTCGACCCTCGTCCTCACCGTGGTCGGCACCCTCGTCTCCGAACGTCTTGTCGAACCGCGGCTCGGCCCCTGGCCGCCAACCGCCCCTCCAGTCCCCGCTCAGGCCCCCTCCCCGGGAAACCCAGCCCCGCCGGCCACCCCGGCCCTCTCCCCCCTCGAACGCTCCGCCGCCCGCTGGGCCATCCTCACCGTCTTCCTCGTCGTCGCCGCCATCGTCGCCCTCACCGCGCCGGCCGACGGTTTCCTTCGTGGCCCCGAAGGTTCGTTCGATCCCTTCTACCGCTCGATCGTCCCCCTCATGGCCGTCGCCTTCCTCCTGCCCGGCGCCGTGTACGGACGCCTCACCGGCTCCGTCCCGTCGGCCCGCATCGCCTACCGCATGCTTTCCGAGACCATGGCCTCGATGGGCGGCTACATCGTCCTCGCCTTCGTCGCCGCCCAGTTCATCGCCTATTTCAAGTGGTCCAATCTCGGCCTCATGCTGGCTGTCTCCGGCGCTGACCTCCTCAAAACCTCCGGCCTGCCCACCCCTCTGCTGCTCATCGGCGTCGTCCTCGTCGGGGCCTCGGTCAACCTCTTCATCGGCTCGGCCTCCGCCAAGTGGGCCCTCATGTCCCCCGTGCTCGTCCCCCTCATGATGAGCCTCGGTCTCTCCCCTGAAATGGCCCAGGCCTCCTACCGCGTCGGCGATTCCGTCACCAACATCGTCACCCCCCTCATGCCCTATTTCCCCATCGTCCTCGCCTTCGCCCAGCAATGGACCCCGGGACTGCGCCTCGGAACCTTCCTCGCCGCCATGATTCCCTTCTCCCTCGCCTTCCTCCTCGCCTGGTGCGCACTCCTCCTCGGCTGGTACGCACTCGACCTGCCCCTGGGCCCCGGCGCCAACGTCCTCTACCCCACCGCGCCCTGA